One region of Alcanivorax sediminis genomic DNA includes:
- a CDS encoding fatty acid desaturase family protein, which produces MSIYRNLTPEQIESIGQELDAIRNREIADLGEKDEKYIRTLIKRQRQLEVAGRGLLMAGFLPPAWLAGVACLSAAKILDNMEIGHNVMHGQYDWMGDKKISSQQFDWDNTCTNTAWKQTHNFEHHTFTNVLDKDHDIGYGILRMSEEQEWEPRFLLNPIQAAILATFFQHFVAIQSLKLEDYLIYKTKTKEELKEEFKPTWKKMRKQLVKDYLLFPALAGPFAPFVFAGNVTANLARNLWSSQVIFNGHFPEEVEQFPESVLENETRGHWYVRQMLGSANFEGGRLMHIMSGNLSFQIEHHLFPDIPAHRYANISPEVKAICEKYGLPYNTGSFLRQSASVWKRIFKLSLPGKGGANKKGLRGKVVSLISESKSEARQAA; this is translated from the coding sequence ATGAGTATTTACCGTAATCTGACCCCCGAACAGATCGAATCTATTGGCCAGGAGCTGGATGCCATCCGCAACCGCGAGATCGCAGACCTGGGTGAAAAAGACGAGAAGTACATTCGCACCCTGATCAAGCGTCAGCGTCAGCTCGAAGTGGCTGGCCGAGGCTTGCTCATGGCAGGTTTCCTGCCACCGGCGTGGTTGGCGGGTGTGGCGTGTCTGTCCGCTGCCAAGATTCTCGACAACATGGAAATTGGCCACAACGTCATGCATGGCCAGTACGACTGGATGGGCGACAAGAAAATCAGCTCACAGCAGTTTGACTGGGATAACACCTGTACCAATACCGCGTGGAAGCAGACTCATAACTTCGAGCATCATACTTTTACCAATGTGCTCGATAAGGACCACGATATTGGTTACGGCATACTGCGCATGTCTGAAGAGCAGGAATGGGAGCCTCGTTTCCTTCTCAACCCGATTCAGGCCGCCATTCTGGCCACTTTCTTCCAGCATTTTGTAGCAATTCAGAGCCTCAAGCTTGAGGACTACCTGATCTACAAGACCAAAACCAAGGAAGAACTGAAGGAAGAGTTCAAGCCTACCTGGAAGAAGATGCGCAAGCAGCTGGTGAAGGATTACCTGCTGTTCCCGGCACTGGCAGGCCCGTTTGCTCCGTTTGTGTTCGCCGGTAATGTGACGGCCAACCTGGCGCGTAACCTGTGGTCATCCCAGGTGATCTTTAACGGTCACTTCCCTGAAGAAGTGGAGCAGTTCCCGGAATCCGTGTTGGAAAACGAGACCCGTGGTCACTGGTATGTACGCCAGATGCTGGGTTCAGCCAACTTCGAAGGTGGCCGCCTGATGCACATCATGAGCGGTAATCTGAGTTTCCAGATCGAGCATCACCTGTTCCCCGATATCCCGGCGCATCGTTACGCGAACATTTCGCCAGAGGTGAAGGCGATCTGTGAAAAGTATGGCCTGCCTTATAACACGGGTTCTTTCTTGCGCCAGTCTGCGAGTGTGTGGAAGCGAATCTTCAAGCTTTCCCTGCCCGGTAAAGGTGGCGCCAACAAGAAAGGGTTGCGCGGAAAAGTTGTGTCTCTGATCTCTGAATCCAAATCAGAAGCACGTCAGGCCGCGTGA